Proteins co-encoded in one Dyella japonica A8 genomic window:
- a CDS encoding FAD/NAD(P)-binding protein: MYRRVAIIGGGAAAAALLSELLERQLPQPLHLDWYTGGGNSPRGVAYGTRSDKHLLNVRAASMSMFAARPHGFLDFAQRGDSTIAGTDFLPRRLYGDYLEAEVERALERARAAGHDVRVLPFTVDALVPESDGVTVIHGEENARVDAAVLAIGSLPPQPLTGVADAAIESGRYVTEPWGFLAHAKPDTRPLKVVLIGLGLTAVDVLLELSALWPNATFEAISRHGLLPEPHLHQASAPADDSSELVESMRDEPYIRSWIRLLRESVAQSADWRTVIDSLRPHTPSLWALLPDAERSRFLRHARWAWERVRHRMPPQVMAAMKALESAGRLHRQRGRLQAVDVTGDKLHLDIRLPHGRGMETMDADLVIQTVGLNTDVRRTMHPLIRQLSTNGHVTADPLGLGVTATKEGRVMHGDHAWPRFYAIGTLLRGVLWESTAIPEIRQQARHLADRLVRDA; the protein is encoded by the coding sequence ATGTATCGAAGGGTCGCCATCATCGGCGGCGGCGCAGCAGCGGCAGCGCTGCTCAGTGAACTGCTGGAACGCCAGCTGCCACAGCCGTTGCATCTGGACTGGTACACCGGCGGCGGCAATTCGCCGCGTGGCGTCGCCTATGGCACGCGCTCGGACAAGCACCTGCTGAACGTCCGCGCGGCGTCGATGAGCATGTTTGCCGCACGCCCGCACGGATTCCTGGATTTCGCCCAGCGCGGCGACAGCACCATCGCCGGTACCGACTTCCTGCCGCGCCGTCTCTACGGCGACTATCTGGAAGCGGAAGTGGAACGTGCGCTCGAACGCGCAAGGGCGGCGGGTCATGACGTGCGCGTACTGCCGTTCACGGTGGATGCGCTCGTGCCCGAGAGTGATGGCGTCACTGTCATCCACGGCGAAGAGAATGCGCGTGTGGATGCCGCCGTACTGGCCATCGGCTCGTTGCCACCGCAGCCGCTGACCGGCGTCGCCGACGCGGCGATCGAGAGCGGCCGCTACGTCACCGAGCCGTGGGGGTTCCTGGCCCACGCCAAGCCGGACACCCGTCCGCTCAAGGTCGTGCTGATCGGGCTGGGCCTTACCGCGGTTGATGTGTTGCTGGAACTCTCCGCACTTTGGCCCAACGCCACGTTCGAAGCCATTTCGCGTCATGGCTTGCTGCCGGAACCGCACCTGCACCAGGCCTCCGCACCGGCCGACGACAGCAGCGAGCTGGTCGAATCGATGCGTGACGAGCCGTACATCCGCAGCTGGATCCGCCTGCTGCGCGAGTCCGTCGCGCAAAGCGCCGACTGGCGCACGGTGATCGACAGCCTGCGCCCGCATACGCCCTCGCTATGGGCCTTGTTGCCTGACGCGGAACGCTCGCGCTTTCTGCGCCATGCGCGCTGGGCCTGGGAGCGCGTGCGCCATCGCATGCCGCCGCAGGTGATGGCGGCCATGAAGGCACTGGAAAGTGCCGGCCGGCTGCACCGCCAGCGCGGCCGCCTGCAGGCGGTGGACGTGACGGGCGACAAGCTGCATCTGGATATCCGCCTGCCGCATGGCCGGGGCATGGAAACCATGGATGCCGACCTGGTGATCCAGACGGTGGGCCTGAATACGGATGTGCGTCGCACGATGCATCCGCTGATCCGCCAGCTGTCCACCAACGGGCATGTCACCGCCGATCCCCTGGGCCTGGGCGTCACCGCCACCAAGGAAGGCCGCGTCATGCATGGCGACCATGCGTGGCCGCGCTTCTACGCCATCGGCACCCTGCTGCGCGGTGTGCTGTGGGAATCCACCGCGATTCCCGAGATCCGGCAGCAGGCACGCCATCTCGCCGACCGCCTGGTGCGGGACGCGTAA
- a CDS encoding universal stress protein — protein MSAIDLLLHLDHLDLGAAAPRAAMALAQRLHARLDALYVADLPATAFSLPEAVPVQLEETQRRVAEAQTRDGHWRETLAARSLAGRWRVTQGDTVQAVSQAASGYDMLVMERSQKRSDAPVGFGSVSRCVFASGRPVLVVPDTAPVPTLGASVLVAWNGSRESALALAAAVPLLQKADDVRVLDGSEMNADMLPVLPPPGLADWLQRHGIHARIDTLDAGPSHAAGPAVLDAAHAQGADLIVMGAWSRSRLAQMVLGGTTRHLFMHGDVPMLVAH, from the coding sequence ATGTCAGCGATCGACCTACTCTTGCATCTGGATCATCTGGACCTGGGCGCCGCCGCCCCCCGCGCCGCCATGGCCCTGGCGCAACGCCTCCACGCACGGCTCGACGCGCTGTACGTCGCCGACCTCCCCGCCACCGCCTTCAGCCTGCCCGAGGCCGTGCCCGTGCAGTTGGAAGAAACCCAGCGCCGGGTCGCCGAAGCGCAGACGCGCGACGGCCATTGGCGGGAGACGCTGGCCGCACGCTCGCTGGCGGGGCGTTGGCGGGTCACCCAGGGCGACACCGTGCAGGCCGTGAGCCAGGCAGCGTCGGGCTACGACATGCTGGTAATGGAGCGCAGCCAGAAGCGCAGCGACGCCCCGGTCGGCTTCGGCTCGGTATCGCGCTGCGTGTTCGCCAGCGGCCGGCCGGTGCTGGTGGTGCCGGACACCGCGCCCGTGCCAACCCTGGGCGCCAGCGTGCTGGTGGCCTGGAACGGCAGCCGCGAATCCGCGCTTGCCCTGGCCGCCGCCGTGCCGCTGCTGCAGAAGGCCGACGACGTGCGCGTGCTCGACGGCAGCGAAATGAATGCGGACATGTTGCCGGTGCTGCCCCCGCCCGGGCTGGCCGACTGGCTGCAGCGTCATGGCATCCACGCCCGCATCGATACGCTGGACGCCGGCCCCAGCCACGCGGCCGGACCCGCCGTGCTGGATGCCGCGCATGCGCAGGGCGCCGACCTGATCGTGATGGGTGCCTGGAGCCGCTCGCGCCTGGCGCAGATGGTGCTGGGTGGAACCACCCGCCACCTGTTCATGCATGGCGACGTGCCAATGCTGGTGGCGCACTGA
- a CDS encoding MFS transporter, giving the protein MNAPFSAEGPRIGAAGQSRLALLALSVAAFAIGTTEFVIMGLLPEVASDLHVSIPSAGLLVSGYALGVAAGAPLLAALTARMERRNALLLLLGLFILGNTLCAVAPNYGVLMVARVVAAFCHGSFFGIGAVVASHVVPRGQAARAIALMFTGLTLANVLGVPFGTFLGQWAGWRSTFAAVTGLGLVAAIAVWRLVPALPDLPSPHMKRELGVLRQPQVLLALLMTVLGFGGVFTVFTYIAPILQQASHVSVGATGWVLILFGVGTTVGNMLGGRLADWRLMPSLMGVLAVLVLIMLVFAWSMHNTIAAVVTVFVWGVAAFATVPPLQMRVVQQASEGPHLASTLNIAAFNLGNAIGAFIGGAMIDMHLGLSSVSIAGAVVALFGLLVTAISAALERRRVTRLVTCAASA; this is encoded by the coding sequence ATGAATGCCCCCTTTTCCGCTGAAGGCCCCCGCATCGGCGCGGCTGGCCAGTCCCGGCTGGCCCTGCTGGCGCTGTCTGTCGCGGCCTTCGCCATTGGCACCACGGAGTTCGTCATCATGGGCCTGCTGCCCGAGGTGGCGTCGGACCTGCATGTCAGCATCCCGTCCGCCGGCCTGCTGGTGTCGGGCTATGCGCTGGGGGTAGCTGCTGGTGCGCCGCTGCTGGCGGCGCTGACGGCCCGCATGGAACGGCGCAACGCGCTGCTGTTGCTGCTGGGCCTGTTCATCCTGGGCAACACCCTCTGCGCGGTGGCGCCCAACTATGGCGTGTTGATGGTGGCGCGCGTGGTCGCGGCGTTCTGTCATGGCTCGTTCTTCGGCATCGGCGCCGTGGTGGCGTCGCACGTGGTGCCGCGCGGGCAGGCCGCCCGCGCCATCGCGCTGATGTTCACCGGTCTGACCCTGGCCAATGTGCTGGGCGTGCCGTTCGGCACCTTCCTCGGTCAATGGGCCGGTTGGCGCTCCACCTTCGCCGCGGTCACCGGGCTGGGGCTGGTGGCAGCCATTGCTGTGTGGCGTCTGGTGCCGGCCCTGCCGGACTTGCCGTCACCCCACATGAAACGCGAGCTGGGTGTGCTGCGCCAGCCGCAGGTGTTGCTGGCGCTGCTGATGACCGTGCTGGGTTTCGGCGGTGTGTTCACCGTGTTCACCTACATCGCGCCGATCCTGCAGCAGGCCTCGCATGTGAGCGTGGGCGCCACGGGCTGGGTGCTGATTCTGTTCGGCGTGGGCACCACGGTCGGCAACATGCTGGGCGGCCGCCTGGCGGACTGGCGCCTGATGCCCTCGCTGATGGGTGTGCTGGCTGTGCTCGTGCTGATCATGCTGGTGTTCGCATGGAGCATGCACAACACCATCGCCGCCGTCGTTACCGTGTTCGTGTGGGGCGTGGCGGCGTTCGCCACGGTGCCGCCGCTGCAGATGCGTGTGGTGCAGCAGGCCAGCGAAGGTCCGCATCTCGCCTCGACGCTCAACATCGCCGCGTTCAATCTCGGCAACGCCATCGGTGCCTTCATCGGCGGCGCAATGATCGACATGCATCTCGGCCTGTCGTCGGTGAGTATCGCCGGCGCGGTCGTCGCCCTGTTTGGCCTGCTGGTGACGGCGATCAGCGCCGCGCTTGAACGCCGCCGCGTCACCCGCCTGGTGACCTGCGCCGCCAGTGCCTGA
- a CDS encoding zinc-binding alcohol dehydrogenase family protein, with product MKAVAYRQILPITDAQSLVDVELPQPAPQGRDLLVRVEAVSVNPVDTKIRQRANPEGSDKVLGWDAAGTVVAVGADVTLFKPGDDVYYAGAIDRPGSNAQFQLVDERLVGRKPSTLDFAQAAAMPLTTITAWEMLFDRLGVPRGSTPRSGVILVVGGAGGVGSMAIQLVRKLTNFTVIGTASREDTQAWVTAMGAHHVVNHHGDLVAAVKSVAPQGVDYVLSLTHTEQHFPALVELLKPQGKLALIDDPATLPDIRLLKPKSLSLHWEFMYTRSLFHTEDMQAQHLLLNEAADLVDAGVLRTTLRENLGTINAANLRRAHAQVESASTIGKVVLSGW from the coding sequence ATGAAAGCCGTTGCCTACCGGCAGATCCTGCCCATCACCGATGCGCAAAGCCTTGTCGACGTGGAGCTGCCGCAGCCGGCGCCCCAGGGGCGCGACCTGTTGGTGCGAGTGGAGGCCGTCTCGGTCAACCCGGTGGATACCAAGATTCGCCAGCGCGCCAACCCCGAAGGCAGCGACAAGGTGCTGGGTTGGGATGCGGCCGGCACGGTGGTGGCCGTGGGCGCCGATGTCACCTTGTTCAAGCCTGGCGATGACGTTTACTACGCCGGTGCCATCGATCGCCCCGGCAGCAACGCCCAGTTCCAGCTGGTGGACGAACGACTGGTGGGGCGCAAGCCTTCCACGCTCGACTTCGCGCAGGCCGCGGCCATGCCGCTGACCACCATCACCGCCTGGGAAATGTTGTTCGATCGTCTCGGCGTGCCGCGCGGCAGCACGCCGCGCAGCGGGGTGATTCTGGTCGTCGGCGGTGCCGGCGGCGTGGGCTCGATGGCGATCCAGCTGGTACGCAAGCTGACTAACTTCACCGTCATCGGCACAGCGTCGCGGGAAGACACGCAGGCCTGGGTGACGGCGATGGGCGCGCATCACGTCGTCAATCATCACGGTGACCTGGTGGCTGCGGTGAAATCCGTGGCGCCTCAAGGCGTGGATTACGTGCTCAGCCTTACGCATACCGAGCAGCATTTCCCTGCGCTGGTCGAGCTGCTCAAGCCACAAGGCAAGCTTGCATTGATTGATGATCCCGCCACGTTGCCGGACATCCGCCTGCTCAAGCCGAAGAGCCTCTCGCTGCACTGGGAGTTCATGTACACGCGTTCGCTGTTCCACACCGAAGACATGCAGGCGCAGCACCTGCTGCTCAACGAAGCGGCGGATCTGGTCGATGCGGGCGTATTGCGCACGACGTTGCGCGAAAACCTGGGAACCATCAACGCTGCGAACCTGCGTCGCGCCCACGCGCAGGTCGAGAGCGCAAGCACGATCGGCAAGGTGGTGCTGAGCGGTTGGTGA
- a CDS encoding SDR family oxidoreductase translates to MTTQTKVALVVGAQGVIGRNLIDHLAAKEDWQVIGLSRRAGVDQGRVRHIAVDLLDAGDTRRKLAPLTSVTHVFYTAYQDRPGWAELVPPNMAMLVNVVDAIEPVASKLEHISLMQGYKVYGGHLGPFKTPARESDAAFMPPEFMHDQQRFLEARQQGKAWSWSAIRPAVVGGFALGNPMNLALAIAVYASVSKELGLPLRFPGKPGAWDRLLEMTDAGLLARATEWAATEPRCANQAFNITNGDLFRWSEMWPFIADYFGLALAPPLPLSLATVMADKEPLWDAMRERHGLAPHAWSEVSSWRFADFVFSWDYDMFGDGSKARRFGFHEHVETKAMFTRLFDDFRRRKIIP, encoded by the coding sequence ATGACAACGCAAACCAAGGTCGCGCTGGTAGTCGGCGCGCAGGGCGTGATCGGCCGCAACCTGATCGATCACCTGGCGGCGAAGGAAGACTGGCAGGTGATCGGGCTTTCGCGTCGCGCTGGCGTGGATCAGGGACGTGTCCGCCATATCGCGGTGGACCTGCTCGACGCCGGCGACACGCGACGCAAGCTGGCTCCGCTCACCAGTGTGACGCATGTGTTCTACACCGCCTACCAGGATCGCCCCGGCTGGGCGGAGCTGGTACCGCCGAACATGGCCATGCTGGTGAACGTGGTCGATGCGATCGAACCGGTGGCGAGCAAGCTGGAACACATCAGCCTGATGCAGGGCTACAAGGTCTACGGCGGCCATCTCGGTCCATTCAAGACGCCGGCGCGCGAATCCGATGCGGCCTTCATGCCGCCCGAGTTCATGCACGACCAGCAACGCTTCCTCGAGGCACGCCAGCAGGGCAAGGCCTGGAGCTGGTCGGCGATTCGCCCTGCAGTGGTCGGCGGGTTCGCGCTGGGCAACCCCATGAACCTTGCGTTGGCCATCGCCGTGTATGCGTCGGTCAGCAAGGAACTGGGCCTGCCGCTGCGGTTCCCCGGCAAGCCGGGGGCATGGGACCGCCTGCTGGAAATGACCGACGCCGGCCTGCTCGCGCGTGCTACCGAGTGGGCTGCCACGGAACCGCGCTGCGCCAACCAGGCCTTCAACATCACCAATGGCGATCTGTTCCGCTGGAGCGAGATGTGGCCTTTCATCGCGGATTATTTCGGGCTGGCGCTGGCACCACCCCTGCCGTTGTCGCTGGCCACGGTGATGGCGGACAAGGAGCCGCTGTGGGACGCCATGCGCGAGCGCCACGGCTTGGCCCCGCATGCCTGGTCCGAGGTATCGTCCTGGCGCTTCGCGGATTTCGTGTTTTCGTGGGACTACGACATGTTCGGCGACGGCTCCAAGGCGCGCCGCTTCGGTTTCCACGAGCACGTCGAGACCAAGGCGATGTTCACGCGACTGTTTGATGACTTTCGCCGGCGCAAAATCATTCCGTGA
- the trhA gene encoding PAQR family membrane homeostasis protein TrhA, whose product MSATSGTALPRYAFGDELASSVIHGIGILLSIAGLATLVAFAALYGDARAVVASAVFGSTLILCYTASTLYHSIPGVMAKRVLRTLDHIAIFLLIAGTYTPFTLIALPGAWGWSLFGTVWALAVMGSALELGLLKKYRKLAVLMYVGMGWVGVIAFKPLLAHLQTGGMVLLLAGGVAYTLGVPFYLWRKLPYHHAVWHFFVLAGSVLHYLAVLFYVLPDAPA is encoded by the coding sequence ATGTCTGCCACCTCCGGCACGGCGCTCCCCCGCTATGCCTTCGGCGACGAGCTCGCCAGCAGCGTCATCCACGGCATCGGCATCCTGCTGAGCATTGCCGGCCTCGCCACGCTGGTGGCGTTCGCGGCGCTCTACGGCGACGCGCGCGCCGTGGTGGCGAGCGCGGTGTTCGGTTCCACGCTGATCCTCTGTTACACGGCTTCCACGCTGTACCACTCCATTCCCGGCGTGATGGCCAAGCGCGTGCTGCGCACGCTGGACCACATCGCCATCTTCCTGTTGATCGCGGGCACCTATACGCCCTTCACCCTGATTGCCTTGCCGGGTGCCTGGGGCTGGAGCCTGTTCGGTACGGTGTGGGCGCTGGCCGTGATGGGCAGCGCGCTCGAGCTCGGCCTGCTGAAGAAGTACCGCAAGCTCGCCGTGCTGATGTACGTGGGCATGGGCTGGGTGGGAGTGATCGCCTTCAAGCCCCTGCTCGCACACCTGCAGACCGGCGGCATGGTGCTGCTGCTGGCAGGCGGGGTGGCCTACACGCTGGGCGTGCCGTTCTATCTGTGGCGCAAGCTGCCGTACCACCATGCGGTGTGGCACTTCTTCGTGCTGGCGGGCAGCGTGCTGCACTACCTGGCCGTGCTGTTCTACGTGTTGCCCGACGCGCCGGCGTGA
- a CDS encoding energy transducer TonB, with protein sequence MSSASLAVPRHAHPDSVRVAAMSAAIALNLAALIAVMRPMAPQLVQQVQRVTAIPISWITPKKEVPPPPIIDLKRPPLQKAPTHAPAVPHPEPVPAPVLATSDDGTVAAPPATPTLAPPTIDTGAAVEATLAYRATPLKYPAQALHAHMQGQVILKVLVDEAGIPQEVSIEKSSGSTLLDRSAQDQVLKGWKFEPATVNGHPARAWARVPVTFNLSEL encoded by the coding sequence ATGTCGTCCGCAAGCCTGGCTGTACCCCGTCACGCCCATCCCGACAGCGTTCGCGTCGCTGCCATGAGTGCCGCCATCGCCCTGAACCTGGCTGCGCTCATCGCCGTCATGCGGCCGATGGCCCCGCAACTGGTACAGCAGGTGCAACGCGTCACCGCGATACCGATCAGCTGGATCACGCCGAAGAAAGAAGTGCCGCCACCGCCGATCATCGACCTGAAGAGGCCACCCTTACAGAAAGCGCCCACGCATGCGCCGGCCGTGCCCCATCCGGAACCCGTACCCGCGCCCGTACTTGCAACATCGGATGACGGCACGGTGGCCGCGCCGCCGGCAACACCAACGCTGGCACCGCCGACGATCGACACGGGGGCGGCGGTGGAAGCGACGCTGGCCTATCGCGCGACGCCGCTCAAATACCCGGCGCAGGCGTTGCATGCCCACATGCAGGGCCAGGTGATCCTGAAGGTACTGGTCGACGAGGCGGGCATCCCGCAGGAGGTCAGCATCGAGAAGAGCAGCGGCTCCACCCTGCTCGACCGCAGCGCGCAAGACCAGGTACTGAAGGGCTGGAAGTTCGAGCCGGCCACAGTGAATGGCCATCCCGCGCGTGCATGGGCACGCGTGCCGGTGACGTTCAACCTGAGCGAGCTGTAG
- a CDS encoding cysteine dioxygenase codes for MAKHMQHLKALREIAFDYGVGEHPDLATMARELSRAVYQNKHALADDLADLRTREKGFERWLVAQRNKPDISVLVMAWPANYGTPIHDHDGLWGLELALHGALEVESWDRGENGKNLRLTGRDWLGPGDVTWFDADDRHAHRCRNLSRAETALTLHVYGGDLAQYFTYQEAGQAGQWTKSPQRSAIAGRLYA; via the coding sequence ATGGCCAAACACATGCAACACCTCAAGGCGCTGCGTGAGATTGCGTTTGACTATGGCGTGGGCGAACACCCTGACCTTGCCACGATGGCAAGGGAACTGAGCCGCGCGGTATACCAGAACAAGCACGCGCTGGCCGACGACCTCGCCGACCTGCGCACGCGCGAAAAGGGTTTCGAACGCTGGCTGGTGGCACAGCGCAACAAGCCGGACATCAGCGTGCTGGTGATGGCGTGGCCGGCCAACTACGGCACGCCCATCCACGATCACGACGGCCTATGGGGCCTGGAGCTGGCACTGCACGGTGCGCTCGAAGTGGAATCGTGGGATCGCGGCGAAAACGGGAAGAACCTGCGCCTGACGGGCCGCGACTGGCTGGGCCCCGGCGACGTCACCTGGTTCGATGCCGACGACCGCCACGCGCATCGCTGCCGCAACCTTTCCCGAGCTGAAACCGCGCTGACGCTTCACGTCTACGGTGGCGATCTGGCACAGTACTTCACATACCAAGAAGCCGGCCAAGCCGGTCAGTGGACCAAGAGCCCGCAGCGCAGCGCCATTGCCGGCCGCCTGTACGCCTGA
- a CDS encoding DUF885 domain-containing protein — protein MSKRLALALAVSLAAIGSAHADTKSPTWIDRSNDDAKVLLDVMAKFSPEFASQIGVPGYDDKVADLKPDVDARSRAALVDAKAKLENMLAGEKDANVRQDLQIMIKAADQQIEGIDLTHKYMLPYQDVGQLIFQGEFALLKDDVDAKRRPSAVKRLACYVGKAPGCTPITDLAKAQTQARIGEKDLIGPYKNEVEQKLSNTQRYAQGIRQLFAKYKLDDAEGKAALDALDSQLKDYDGWVRSTIVPRARADFRLPEPLYAYNLKQVGIDIPPEQLIKEAQFEFTELRSMMQMIAPVVAKDENIQATDYRDVLKALKKQQLGKDDVVPWYHEIIGHIEDIIRREHIITLPQRKMQMRLASEAETAAVPAPHMDPPPFINNHGEQGTFVLTMGNPSGGKSDSYDDFTYKAAAWTLTAHEGRPGHELQFAAMVERGVSLARSLFAFNSVNVEGWALYAESEMLPYEPPAGQFIALQARLQRAARAYLDPMLNLGLITKERAHDVLRNDVGLSEAMTQQELDRYTFNSPGQATAYFYGYMRLQQTRLNAELALGKDFNRQAFNDFVIGQGLLPPEQLAEAVRTQFIPSQKKK, from the coding sequence ATGTCCAAACGTCTTGCCCTGGCGCTGGCGGTATCGCTGGCCGCCATCGGTTCCGCCCATGCGGATACCAAGTCGCCCACCTGGATCGATCGCAGCAACGACGACGCGAAGGTGCTGCTCGATGTGATGGCGAAGTTCAGTCCCGAATTCGCCTCGCAGATCGGCGTTCCCGGATACGACGACAAGGTCGCCGACCTCAAGCCCGATGTCGACGCGCGTTCGCGCGCCGCGCTGGTCGATGCGAAGGCGAAGCTCGAAAACATGCTGGCCGGCGAGAAGGACGCCAACGTCCGCCAGGATCTGCAGATCATGATCAAGGCCGCGGACCAGCAGATCGAAGGCATCGACCTCACCCACAAGTACATGCTGCCGTACCAGGACGTGGGCCAGCTGATCTTCCAGGGCGAGTTCGCGCTGCTGAAGGACGACGTGGACGCCAAGCGCCGCCCGTCAGCGGTGAAGCGCCTGGCCTGCTATGTCGGCAAAGCGCCTGGCTGCACGCCGATCACCGATCTGGCCAAGGCGCAGACCCAGGCACGCATCGGCGAGAAGGACCTGATCGGCCCGTACAAGAACGAAGTGGAGCAGAAGCTCAGCAACACGCAGCGTTATGCGCAGGGCATCCGCCAGCTGTTCGCTAAGTACAAGCTGGACGATGCCGAGGGCAAGGCCGCGCTCGACGCGCTGGACAGCCAGCTCAAGGACTACGACGGCTGGGTGCGCTCCACCATCGTGCCGCGCGCGCGTGCGGACTTCCGCCTGCCGGAGCCGCTGTATGCGTACAACCTCAAGCAGGTCGGCATCGATATTCCGCCGGAGCAGCTGATCAAGGAAGCCCAGTTCGAGTTCACCGAGCTGCGTTCGATGATGCAGATGATCGCGCCGGTGGTGGCGAAGGATGAAAACATCCAGGCCACCGATTACCGCGACGTGCTCAAGGCGCTGAAGAAGCAGCAGCTGGGCAAGGATGACGTGGTGCCCTGGTACCACGAGATCATCGGCCATATCGAAGACATCATCCGCCGCGAGCACATCATCACCCTGCCCCAGCGCAAGATGCAGATGCGCCTGGCCTCGGAAGCGGAAACCGCCGCCGTACCGGCACCGCACATGGACCCGCCCCCGTTCATCAACAACCACGGCGAGCAGGGCACCTTCGTGCTCACCATGGGCAACCCCAGCGGCGGCAAGTCCGATTCGTATGACGACTTCACGTATAAGGCCGCCGCGTGGACGCTGACCGCGCACGAAGGCCGCCCCGGCCATGAGCTGCAGTTCGCGGCGATGGTGGAGCGCGGCGTGTCGCTGGCGCGCAGCCTGTTCGCCTTCAACAGCGTGAACGTGGAAGGCTGGGCGCTGTACGCCGAGTCGGAAATGCTGCCGTACGAACCGCCGGCCGGCCAGTTCATCGCCCTGCAGGCCCGCCTGCAGCGTGCCGCGCGCGCCTACCTCGATCCGATGCTCAACCTGGGCCTGATCACCAAGGAGCGGGCACACGACGTGCTGCGCAACGACGTGGGCCTGTCCGAAGCCATGACCCAGCAGGAACTGGACCGCTACACCTTCAACAGCCCCGGCCAGGCCACTGCGTATTTCTACGGATACATGCGCCTGCAGCAGACGCGACTGAACGCCGAGCTGGCGCTGGGCAAGGACTTCAACCGCCAGGCCTTCAACGACTTTGTGATCGGCCAGGGCCTGTTGCCGCCGGAACAGCTGGCCGAAGCGGTGCGCACGCAGTTCATTCCGTCGCAGAAGAAGAAGTAG
- a CDS encoding TfoX/Sxy family protein: protein MRSELEDAATHLGRPHDLRFKAMFGGLMAWFGEKPCAWLGSHGLALRLAEADQPALLAEPGAARFRHRPDEPPSRDYILVPPALRRDTARFAEWLERSGNVPAPQKKRPRPKARPRSE from the coding sequence ATGCGCAGTGAGCTGGAGGACGCCGCCACACATCTGGGGCGGCCACACGACCTTCGGTTCAAGGCCATGTTCGGCGGCCTGATGGCCTGGTTCGGCGAGAAGCCGTGCGCATGGCTGGGTTCGCACGGGCTGGCGCTGCGCCTGGCCGAGGCGGACCAGCCCGCCCTGCTGGCGGAGCCGGGCGCCGCGCGATTCCGTCATCGCCCGGACGAACCGCCCAGCCGCGACTACATCCTCGTGCCGCCCGCGCTTCGTCGCGATACCGCCCGCTTTGCGGAATGGCTGGAACGCAGTGGCAATGTACCCGCCCCGCAAAAAAAGAGGCCGCGCCCGAAAGCGCGGCCCCGTTCCGAATAG
- a CDS encoding LysR family transcriptional regulator, with the protein MVDFEDMRLFVRAVTEGSLSAAGRELGLSPAAASKRLTRLETALGVRLLQRSSRRLVLTDEGTIYFERCQAIIADVDDANSAVGLRQLEVRGQLHISASVDMGRQYIGPMAANFADQHPQLHLRVTNSDALLDLFEAGVDVAVRGGTMADSRLVSRRLANNFRVLCASPAYLDRHGHPRSADDLQQHRCLMLHRPGHGVLPWIVQTPDGPRSLRVDAAMTCDNGDLMRTLAVAGHGIAFKSAWDIAKDVRAGRLVPLKNDVILPDAHLYAIYPSRAYLPARIRLFVDHLQQELQAREQDVLDTVRAAMR; encoded by the coding sequence ATGGTCGATTTCGAAGACATGCGCTTGTTCGTACGCGCCGTCACCGAGGGCAGCCTGTCGGCGGCCGGGCGGGAGCTGGGCCTGTCGCCCGCGGCCGCCAGCAAGCGGCTGACCCGGCTGGAAACCGCGTTGGGCGTCCGCCTGCTCCAGCGCAGCTCCCGCCGCCTCGTGCTCACCGACGAAGGCACCATCTACTTTGAGCGCTGCCAGGCCATCATCGCCGACGTGGACGACGCCAATTCGGCGGTCGGGCTGCGCCAGCTGGAAGTACGCGGCCAGCTGCACATCTCCGCCTCGGTGGACATGGGCCGCCAGTACATCGGCCCGATGGCGGCGAACTTCGCGGACCAGCATCCGCAGCTGCACCTGCGGGTGACCAATTCGGACGCCTTGCTCGACCTGTTCGAAGCCGGCGTGGACGTGGCCGTGCGCGGCGGCACCATGGCCGATTCGCGGCTGGTGTCGCGCCGGCTGGCCAACAACTTCCGCGTGCTATGCGCCTCCCCGGCCTACCTGGATCGCCACGGCCATCCGCGCAGCGCCGACGACTTGCAGCAGCATCGCTGCCTGATGCTGCACCGGCCAGGACACGGCGTGCTGCCCTGGATCGTGCAGACGCCCGACGGCCCGCGCTCTTTGCGCGTGGACGCCGCGATGACTTGCGACAACGGCGACCTGATGCGCACGCTGGCGGTGGCCGGGCACGGCATTGCCTTCAAATCCGCCTGGGACATCGCCAAGGACGTGCGCGCCGGCCGGCTGGTGCCACTGAAGAACGACGTGATCCTGCCGGACGCCCACCTCTACGCGATCTACCCCAGCCGCGCCTACCTGCCTGCGCGCATCCGGCTATTCGTGGATCATCTGCAGCAGGAACTGCAGGCCCGCGAACAGGATGTGCTCGATACCGTGCGCGCCGCGATGCGCTGA